The sequence below is a genomic window from Fibrobacter sp. UWB10.
CTTTTGCTCACGTAGTTCGAAGGAAGACTCCCATTTTCGCAAATGTATTTGGCGACTTCATTCTTTGATGTGTACTGAGTTCCTGGTTGGCTTGTTGAAACTATCGGGGCTGCACTTGAGGAGAATGGCGACGATTTGCCGACAAATGTATAGATACCGGATACGATTGCCAAGATAACGCATAGCGCGAACATAAAACTGCGCAGCGATTTGTTCTTTTTATGGTAGCCGGTGTTTGATGAGTAACGCGGTCGCGGTTCTTGACGCAAAGCTACGCCTTCGAGGGTGCCTTTCTCGATTCGGGCACCTTTCTCGGTTTTACCGAAACTACTGATGATGATTGTGTCGCCGACTCGTGGCTGTCGAACAGGATGCCCTAATGCTGAAATGTGGAAGAAAAACTTTGTTCCGTTCACTGTGGCGAAACCGAATCCTTTTTCTTCGTTCCATTGCGTGACGGTAGCTTTATTTGTGATGGGCATGGTGAAACCTTTTGTTGTTGGACTTTTTTAATGTAGCAAAGAATTTTTAGCTTTCTTCTTTGAATTTCATTATGCTCCAGTGGCAATCGCATACAATTGAATTTTTGACAATCTTTGCACCTTCGAAATGTAGCGTTTTTATGATTTCTGGATTTGCATTCACTCGAATGTAGTATTCATGGAAATGATAGTCGCTCATCCTGCATTCTGTTATGGGAATGTTTCTTTCTTTTAATTGATTGATGAGGTTCTTCATCACGTCGCAAATGTAATCTGTACTATAGACTGGGCTGTCGTGGTTTGTTGTCTGTGCGGCTTTTAAATCAACTGCTTGTTTTTTGGTGTTGCCGCCGAAGATATTTTTTATGAAAGAAAACGGGTTGCCCATCATTTTTCCTTGTTGAGATGACTTAGGGAATATACTTATTTTTGAAAGGGCGGGCTTTCAAAGTGTACGCATAGATTGCTTCGCGGAGTTTACCCTGAGCTTGTCGAATGGGCTCGCAATGACGTAAAAGGTTTGACTGCGCGAGAGCTTGCTCTCGCATAGGAAAAACGCATAGTCAAGCCTCGAAGAGGAATGACGAGTGTGTTGAGTGTGGCGGAATCGCATGTGAGGCCTTTTGCCAATGAATCCGGGGTGTTAGGGGCGGAGCCACTAGGCGAGGGGGTGATGGAAGACGCGGCGTGCCGCGGCTGCAATCAGGGGGAGCCTTCCCCCTTTTGTGTAATTCGGGACTGGATTCTTCGTTTCGTGCTTCGCACTTCACTCAGAATGACGTTTTTTGCACTTTTCTTGTGCAATTCCTAACCACTAACCACTGTTTACTGACCACTTCTCTCGTCTAAAATGCTATCTTTCCCCCCGGAAACATTCTAATTAACAGAGGTTCAAAAAATGAATTATTTCAATTCTATCCCTATGCGTCGCCAACTCGAAGAAATTGGCCACTGCCGTTTCATGGAACATTCTGAATTCAGCCGTGGTGTTGAAGCCCTCAAGGGCAAGAAGATCGTGTTCGTCGGTTGCGGTGCCCAGGGTCTCCATCAGGGTCTTGACCTGCGCGATAGCGGCCTCGACGTCTCTTACACGCTCCGCAAGGAAGCCATCGAACAGAAGCGCCAGTCCTGGAAGAACGCTACTGAAAACGGCTTCAAGGTCGGTACCTACGAAGAAATGATTCCGGATGCAGACCTCGTTTGCAACCTCACACCGGACAAGCAGCACCACAACGTGATTCCGGCCATCATGAAGCTCATGAAGAAGGGCGCAGCCCTCTCTTACAGCCACGGCTTCAACATCGTTGAAGAAGGCCAGGAAATCCGCAAGGACATCACCGTGATCATGGTCGCCCCGAAGGGCCCGGGTTCCGAAGTCCGTAGCGAATACGTTCGCGGTTTCGGTATGCCCTGCCTTATCGCTGTGCACCCGGAAAACGACCCCGAAGGTAAGGGTTGGGACTATGCAAAGGCTTACGCCGCTGGCCTCCATGCCGACCGTCCGGGCGTTCTCGAAAGTTCTTTCGTTGCCGAAGTGAAGTCCGACCTCATGGGCGAACAGACCATCCTTTGCGGTATGCTCCAGACCGGCACCATCCTTTGCTACGACAAGATGGTGAAGGATTTCGGCGTTGAACCGGCTTACGCGGTCAAGCTGCTCCAGTACGGCTGGGAAACCATTTCCGAAGCCCTGAAGCACGGCGGCATCACCAACATGATGGACCGTCTCTCCAACCCGGCCAAGATCCGCGCCACGGAACTCGCCGAAAAGATGAAGAAGATCATGAAGCCGCTCTACTGCGAACACCAGGACAACATCATCTCTGGCAAGTTCTCCAGCACCATGATGGTCGACTGGGAAGCCGGCGACAAGGATTTGCTCAAGTGGCGTGGCGAAACGGGCGAGCTCGAATTCGAAAAGGTCGAAGCTACCGACAAGGTCATCACCGAACAGGAATACTTCGACCGCGGCGTTCTCATGACCGCCATGATCAAGGCCGGTGTGGAACTTGCATTCGAAACCATGTGCTCTGTGGGCATCAAGCCGATGAGCGCCTACTACGAATCCCTCCACGAAACTCCGCTCATTGCCAACCTCATCGCTCGTAAGAAGTTGTACGAAATGAACCGCGTGATCAGCGACACCGCCGAATACGGTTGCTACCTGTTCGCCAACAAGTGCGTGCCTCTGCTCGCCGACTTCATGAAGAACGAAGTGAAGAAGGACGACATCGGCGCTATCTACGGCGAAGGCAAGACCACCGCTGTGGATAACGAAGAACTGATCAAGGTGAACAAGAACATCCGTCAGCATCCGGTGGAAGAAGTCGGTGCTTGGCTGCGTGAACGCATGAGCGGCATGACGAAAGTTGTCTAATCGGCGCAATACGGCGTTGCTCGCCCCCTCACGTACGCTCTAGTACGCTACGGGGGCTCGCGCCTTGTCTTGCTTGATTATCCAACTTTCGAGAAAGATGTTTTGTCGTTCTCGAAATCGCGAAAATTTGGCCCGCCTTTTGGCGGGCTTTTTCTGTGTTGACTATATTTAGGGCATGAACAATTCTCAATCTCGCAGCAAGCTTCGTGACGAAGTCTATACCCAGATGATGTGCGCGCAGGCGCGCCTTTCTAAAGACCAGAATACCCAGATGGGGGCGGTGCTGGTGAGTGCCGATGGTCGCGTAATCAGCACGGGCTACAATGGTGCTCCGGCCGGTTTCGACGACGAGACGGTGCCGTACACCCGCGAAAAGCAACTGCTGGCGTACGATTTGCTGGATGCCGATTCGGGCGAGGTCCTGAGCCACCACGAGTTCGAGGCGAACAAGTACCCGTTCATGGTTCACGCGGAAATCAACGCGTTGCACTATGCCCGCGGCAAGGTTCCTCCGGGATCCAAGCTCTATGTGATCGGTTTCCCCTGCGAACGCTGCGCTTTGGACGTGAGCCTTTCGGGCGTTGCCGAGGTGTTCGTGACCAAGGACGATTACGACCCGAAGTCTACGCTGAACAACAGCCGTGACACAGCCTACTACATGTTTGCGCAGGCGGGAATTGTGGTGACGCTTTGCGGTAAGCGCATTCGCCCCGTGGTTTCGAAACCGAAAAAGTAGTTTTTATCACACACCGAAAAGTGTGGACATAAATTTTTGCTTAAATGTAGACTTTTGGCAAAATATTTATTATATTGATAACCGGGAGCAATTTGCGCTCGGTTATTTTTATTGGGATTTTTTATGGTGAATCTTTTTGAATATCTGAACTACCGCGAATTTTTGCGGGATAGCTACGAGGAGCGGCACAAGGGCGACTGGCGCTTTAGCCACCGCTATATTGCCGACCGAGCTGGATTCGATGCGTCGATGTTCAATAAGATTCTGCAAGGCAAGCGCAATTTGACTAGCCGCCTTGTCTCTGTTTTTGCCGATATTTTCTGTAGCGATGCTCGCGAAAAGGCCTACTTTGCCGACATGGTGGCATTCAACCAGGCCAAGAACCATTCCGAAAGCCGCCAGTACCTGGAAAAACTGGTGGCAACCAAGGAATGCAAGGTCGAAAATGTGGCCAAGGATCAGTTCGAATACTTTGACCACTGGTACCATGCGGTGATTCGTGAACTGGTGACTTTTTATCCGTATGTGGGCGATGACGCTGCGCTTGGCCTGATGGTGCGCCCGCCGCTGACCGCTTCGCAGGTTAAGTCTTCGATTGCGTTGCTGGAACGCCTCTCGATGATCAAGAAGAACGAGGCAACAGGATTTTACGAACAGACGCAGGGCCTGATTTCCAGCGGTTCCGAATCGTTTAGCACGGCGGTCAACTCGTACATTCAACAGAACTTGAATGTGGCGCAAGACGCCTTGGACCGCTTTGACCGCAGCGAACGCAATTTGTCGACGCTGGCCTTTGCGTGCGACGAGCCGACTTACAAGGAACTGGTCGAGATGGTTCGCCGCTTTAGGCGCGAAGTCTTGGCGAAGGTGGGGCAGTGTGCAAAGCCTAATCGGGTATTCCAGCTCGGCATGCAGCTGTTTCCGCTTTCGGACCCGTATCCGCCTCCGCAGCGCCGCGGGCGCAAGCGCCGTATTCGCGGTATGGAAATGACGAACGGCGACGAATTAGAAGTTGCCGGTGATGATATCGCCGGTGAAAATGCCGAAGGGGGTGCGGACAATGCTTAAGAGAAAATCTTTATATGCAGTTCTAGCTCCCGTGGTGGCGGGAATGCTTTGCAGTAGCTTTGTGGGTTGCTCTGAACGTCGCGATGTCGCGGGCGGTACCGAAGCCGAATCGACGATCGCGTTGCAGATTCAGTTGGCAAGCGGTAAGCCAGCCGCTTATAGCCGTGTGCGTGCGCTCCCGGAAGGTTTTTTACCCGAAGGCAACCGCGTGGTGCCTTGGCTCGAAACGAATGATTCGGGCTTTGTCAAGATTCCGATGGAACCGGGTTCTTACACGGTGGAGGCTCGCCATGTCGATGGAACAGTGGCGACAGGCGCTATCCGCAGCGTAGACTTGGAGAAAAAGTCGGTCGCTAGAATCGATACGGTCAAACTCGGCGAACTTTCTTCGATCGAAGGCTACGTGATGCTTGGTGATTCGATGCCGGTGGTCCGTATTGCGGGCCTTGACCGCTACGTGATTCCGGACAGCACGGGTCACTTTGTGATTGACTCGCTCCCGGTGGGCGATTTTGATGTGCAAATCGGCGACCCGCAAGAGGTTTATTCGGCCAAGGTGCAGTCGACGACGGGCGATACCTTGTATGTAGACTGCTCTGATTCCACTTCAAGCATTAATGTGGTCAAGCCTAAGGAAACGGCAGCAAGTGAATATCCCGATGCCGACTGGAACGAACACGATGCCTTGATTAAGTTGGCCGACGGCTATGCTACAGGCGTGCTCGGTGCTGCGGGCGTTACCGATTCTGCGGGCAATATCAGCAAGCAGAAGGGCGAAGTCTGTATTGTGACCACAACCGAAGACTACATTATTGTCGAAGACACGACCAGTACGGATTCGGCGTCAACGACGGCGGTGATTGCACCGGGGTCTCTCCGTGAATGTGCTTACAAGGAAGGCCCGGTATGGGTGCTGTTCGAAAAAGACGGTACTTATAACCTGCAGGCTCCGCTCCGTTTGAAGTCCGACAAGACATTCGATGGCCGCGGCCGCGATATCCGCATTTCGGGCATGGGTGTGCTTACCGATGCATCGAGCAACTTGATCTTTGAAAATCTGACCTTTACGGCGCCGTCTATTACAGCGCAAGATACGACCTCTCGCCGCGCCCTTTCGATCCATAACCGTACGCATCATGTGTGGGTGGATCATTGCACCTTCGAGGAATACCCGCTGGTGGAATTCGATGTGAAGCGCTGCTCGCATAATGTCACGATTTCTTGGTCTCGTTTTGAAAATGCTCAGACGGGTGTGCTGTTCGGACTTGCCGGCGATATCATTATGGATACTGCCCAAAGCCTGACAATGCATCACAATTACTTTGAGGGACTCTCTCGCGACGGAATTCTTGCTCATGGAGGCAAACTTCATGCCTACAACAACTTCTTCTACTCTTTAGATTTGTCGGGCGTGGTATGTTCAGATTCCGCTACCTGCCTGATAGAAAAGAACATCTTCAATAACGAAATGCCTGTGACGTTATACCGCTGGTATTACGAAGACGGGGCTCCGGTGGATTCTACCGTGGGCTTTGCCAACATGAAGTCTAACTGGCATACAGGCGGTGGCGAAGATTCCATTACCGATGCTCGCGGCTACAAGCCCGACTACAAGTATACGGCAGATGCTGCCGATGCTGACCTTGCTTTGTCTGTCAAAAAAGAGAGTGGTGCTCGATGAAAGAAAAACTGCCTGCGTTCCTGTTCATGCTCGCAATTCCGTTGTCAATCGTGCTTTACCTGAAGGTAGAGGCGGCCTCGGGTTCTGAAATTGTGGCGCTACTTTCGGCGGTGGCTTGCTATTTGGTCATCTTCTTTTTGCTGGCATTGTTCTTCAATTCCCGCGCGAAAGATGCCGATGGTAAGGCAATCTCGGCCTTGGATAACTTGTTTGCAGAAAAAAAGACAAAGGCTGAACTTGCCCGTGAACAGATTCTGCGCATGCAAAAGGAACTAGAGGCTAAAAGAGCTTTAGAAGATAAGCTTGAGCCTTAGGCGCCTTATTGCAAACAAAATTATCTCCTTTAGCTATATTTGGCCCGTAAGGAGATTATATGAAGAAACTCGCCCTAATTATCGCTTTTGCGGTAGCCTTTTCTGGTGCCGCAGAACGCTACAAAGACCGCATGTTTGACGTTTCTGTCCAGAAAAATGTCGTTTATGCAGCCAAAGTAAATCACCTCAAAACATTAAATTCCATTTCGACTGCCGCGATTGCGTATGCCGTATTGAATGATGGTATGCCGGTTTATCTTTATGAAAATGAGACGGACTTGACGCAAGTCGACTTGCACATGGACATTTACCAGCCGAAAAAAGATACCGAAAAGAAACGCCCTGTAGTTTTGGTGATGCATGGTGGTGCTTTTGCGGCAGGCTCTAAGAACGATTATGATCAGCATTCGATTACCTATTGCGATTCTTTGGCCGCTCGCGGTTATGTGAGTGCTGCTGTGGAATACCGCTTGGGCATTACGGCGGTCATCAAAAATAAGGCTCTCACCGTCGATAGCCTCGATTTCTCGAGAACGGTGTATCGCGGGATTCAAGACGTTCGTGCCGCGGTTCGTTACATTAGGGCAAATGCTGACGAATTGGGCATTGATCCGGATCGCGTTTACTTGATTGGCAATAGCGCAGGCGCAATCCTTTCGCTCGAAAACATCTACATGGATAAAGAGTCTGAAATCCCGGCGGCAGCAAAGAGAACTCCGGATTTGGGCGGCCTCGATGCTTATGGCGTGCAGGGGTATGGTTCTCAGGCGAATGCCGTAGCTGCCTTGTGGGGTGCTGTGCATGATCCGAAAATTATTGAAGATGTGAAAAAGCCGGTTCTCTTGGTGCATGGCAAGGCTGACAGTACGGTCGTATTCAAAACGGGTCGCCCCTTGAGCAATATTGCTGTCGTTCTCGAAAACCTGATGCCTTCTGCTGCGGCAACGGTTGGGGCGCTTGCTTTTCATGTGGGGACTCCGACACTTTACGGTAGCTATGTGATTGACTCGGTCCTTACGGCAAGCGATGTGGAACACGATACCTACTTTGTCGATGGCCAACCCCATGAATTTTACGACTACGATGATTACGACGTGAAGGTGCAAAAGAAGGTTTTTGATTTTCTGTATGGTCTGACTCAGAAGCCTGCTGTTCGCGATCGCATTGTGCTTGCTTTGGCTAAGCCGTCTGCAATTCGCATGGGTGAAAATAACATGTGCTTTACGGTGGCAACAGGTCGTAATCTTGCATACGCCGTGACGGATTTGCGCGGCCGTATCGTTAAGAACGGTGTTGTTTCTGCGGGCGAAACGGTCGATTTTAGAGACCTTGAACGTGGCGTGTATGTGCTTCGTGTAAAGGGCGAACGCGCTATCCGCTTTGGTCTTTCCCGCTAAAAAACGCCAAAATCTAAACTTTCTAAAGCGCCCTTTCATTTCGGAGGGCGTTTTTCTATATTTGGGGTGGGGTGGCGGATGGCCGCCGGCGCAAGCTGGAGGAAAGTCCGGGCACCACAGGGCAGGATGCTGGATAACGTCCAGGCGTGGAAACACGACAGAAAGTGCAACAGAAAGTAAACCGCCGGCCGCAAGGCAGGTAAGGGTGAAATGGCGAGGTAAGAGCTCACCGCATTCCTGGTGACAGGGATGGCACGGTAAACCTCATCCGGTGCAAGACCAAGCAGAATTCCGTTCACGCAAGTGAACCTGGGGCGGCCCGCACCAGCTGGAATTCGGGTAGGTTGCTTGAGGCGGTCGGTAACGATTCGTCCAGAGAGATGGTCATCGCCTTCGCAAGAAGGAACAAAACCCGGCTTACAACTGCCCCTATTTGAAGGCTTCCGCTAACAGCGGAAGCCTTCTCCAACTAGGGCGGGCTTCGCCCTCCCTAATACCCTCCTTTCCCTTCGCGGGCAACCGCTAACAGCAGAGGCCTTCTCCGATTAGGGAAGGCTCCGCCCTCCCTAAAACCCTCCTTTCCCATTGCAAAAATACAACAATCGCGAAATCGCTCGTTGTATTTTATCTTATATTTACTTTATAACGTACGGGAAATATTTTGAATAAAGAAAAACTGAGTA
It includes:
- a CDS encoding ribonuclease domain-containing protein, with translation MPITNKATVTQWNEEKGFGFATVNGTKFFFHISALGHPVRQPRVGDTIIISSFGKTEKGARIEKGTLEGVALRQEPRPRYSSNTGYHKKNKSLRSFMFALCVILAIVSGIYTFVGKSSPFSSSAAPIVSTSQPGTQYTSKNEVAKYICENGSLPSNYVSKSEGKRLYEQKTGRYFTKWNFNPLTTLGVMIGGDYFENREGLLPQGTWYEADVDYFASNRGTNRLVYSSGCNIYYTGNHYKSFSKVEFAQ
- the ilvC gene encoding ketol-acid reductoisomerase — its product is MNYFNSIPMRRQLEEIGHCRFMEHSEFSRGVEALKGKKIVFVGCGAQGLHQGLDLRDSGLDVSYTLRKEAIEQKRQSWKNATENGFKVGTYEEMIPDADLVCNLTPDKQHHNVIPAIMKLMKKGAALSYSHGFNIVEEGQEIRKDITVIMVAPKGPGSEVRSEYVRGFGMPCLIAVHPENDPEGKGWDYAKAYAAGLHADRPGVLESSFVAEVKSDLMGEQTILCGMLQTGTILCYDKMVKDFGVEPAYAVKLLQYGWETISEALKHGGITNMMDRLSNPAKIRATELAEKMKKIMKPLYCEHQDNIISGKFSSTMMVDWEAGDKDLLKWRGETGELEFEKVEATDKVITEQEYFDRGVLMTAMIKAGVELAFETMCSVGIKPMSAYYESLHETPLIANLIARKKLYEMNRVISDTAEYGCYLFANKCVPLLADFMKNEVKKDDIGAIYGEGKTTAVDNEELIKVNKNIRQHPVEEVGAWLRERMSGMTKVV
- a CDS encoding deaminase, coding for MNNSQSRSKLRDEVYTQMMCAQARLSKDQNTQMGAVLVSADGRVISTGYNGAPAGFDDETVPYTREKQLLAYDLLDADSGEVLSHHEFEANKYPFMVHAEINALHYARGKVPPGSKLYVIGFPCERCALDVSLSGVAEVFVTKDDYDPKSTLNNSRDTAYYMFAQAGIVVTLCGKRIRPVVSKPKK
- a CDS encoding TIGR02147 family protein, whose amino-acid sequence is MVNLFEYLNYREFLRDSYEERHKGDWRFSHRYIADRAGFDASMFNKILQGKRNLTSRLVSVFADIFCSDAREKAYFADMVAFNQAKNHSESRQYLEKLVATKECKVENVAKDQFEYFDHWYHAVIRELVTFYPYVGDDAALGLMVRPPLTASQVKSSIALLERLSMIKKNEATGFYEQTQGLISSGSESFSTAVNSYIQQNLNVAQDALDRFDRSERNLSTLAFACDEPTYKELVEMVRRFRREVLAKVGQCAKPNRVFQLGMQLFPLSDPYPPPQRRGRKRRIRGMEMTNGDELEVAGDDIAGENAEGGADNA
- a CDS encoding right-handed parallel beta-helix repeat-containing protein — its product is MLKRKSLYAVLAPVVAGMLCSSFVGCSERRDVAGGTEAESTIALQIQLASGKPAAYSRVRALPEGFLPEGNRVVPWLETNDSGFVKIPMEPGSYTVEARHVDGTVATGAIRSVDLEKKSVARIDTVKLGELSSIEGYVMLGDSMPVVRIAGLDRYVIPDSTGHFVIDSLPVGDFDVQIGDPQEVYSAKVQSTTGDTLYVDCSDSTSSINVVKPKETAASEYPDADWNEHDALIKLADGYATGVLGAAGVTDSAGNISKQKGEVCIVTTTEDYIIVEDTTSTDSASTTAVIAPGSLRECAYKEGPVWVLFEKDGTYNLQAPLRLKSDKTFDGRGRDIRISGMGVLTDASSNLIFENLTFTAPSITAQDTTSRRALSIHNRTHHVWVDHCTFEEYPLVEFDVKRCSHNVTISWSRFENAQTGVLFGLAGDIIMDTAQSLTMHHNYFEGLSRDGILAHGGKLHAYNNFFYSLDLSGVVCSDSATCLIEKNIFNNEMPVTLYRWYYEDGAPVDSTVGFANMKSNWHTGGGEDSITDARGYKPDYKYTADAADADLALSVKKESGAR
- a CDS encoding carboxylesterase family protein produces the protein MKKLALIIAFAVAFSGAAERYKDRMFDVSVQKNVVYAAKVNHLKTLNSISTAAIAYAVLNDGMPVYLYENETDLTQVDLHMDIYQPKKDTEKKRPVVLVMHGGAFAAGSKNDYDQHSITYCDSLAARGYVSAAVEYRLGITAVIKNKALTVDSLDFSRTVYRGIQDVRAAVRYIRANADELGIDPDRVYLIGNSAGAILSLENIYMDKESEIPAAAKRTPDLGGLDAYGVQGYGSQANAVAALWGAVHDPKIIEDVKKPVLLVHGKADSTVVFKTGRPLSNIAVVLENLMPSAAATVGALAFHVGTPTLYGSYVIDSVLTASDVEHDTYFVDGQPHEFYDYDDYDVKVQKKVFDFLYGLTQKPAVRDRIVLALAKPSAIRMGENNMCFTVATGRNLAYAVTDLRGRIVKNGVVSAGETVDFRDLERGVYVLRVKGERAIRFGLSR